In Paraburkholderia sp. PGU19, the sequence CACAGACAGCACATGCCTTGACACGGGACACCGACCCGGCTCATGGGGGGCTCGGCGGCGCGCCCAAGTTCCCCAATCCGAGCTGTTACGACCTCATGCTACGCGTCTATGAACGAAGCCGCGAACCCTCGCTGTTTGACGCATTGGAACGCACACTCGACCACATGGCGGCGGGCGGCATCTATGACCAGGTCGGCGGCGGGTTCGCCCGCTATAGCGTCGACGCGCATTGGGCCGTGCCGCACTTCGAGAAAATGCTGTATGACAATGGCCAGCTTGTAAAGCTGTACGCGGATGCCTATCGCCTGACTGGCAAGCGAACATGGCGCTGCATCTTCGAGGAGACCCTCGCCTATATTCTGCGCGACATGACGCACCCCGAAGGCGGCTTCTACGCCAGCGAGGATGCCGACAGCGAAGGCCAGGAAGGCAAATTCTATTGCTGGATGCCCGCCGAGATCAAGGCAGTCCTTGGCGAGTCCGAAGGCGCACTGGCCTGCAGGGCCTACGGCGTGACAGAACGCGGCAATTTCGAGCACGGCGCCACGGTACTCCACCGTGCGGTCGAGCTGGACGCGCTGGAAGAAACGCAGCTCGCAGGCTGGCGCGAGCGGTTGCTGGCGGCGCGCGCCCGACGTGTGCGCCCTGCCCGGGACGACAACATTCTCACCGGTTGGAATGGTCTGATGATCGCGGGGCTCTGTGCCGCCTTCCAGGCGACGGGTGTCCCCGAGTATCTCAGCGCGGCAAAGCGTGCCGCCAATTTTATCGGGAACGAACTGACACTTGCCGATGGCGGCGTATTCCGGGTCTGGAAGGACGGCGTAGCCAAGGTGCCGGGGTTCCTCGAGGACTACGCCTTTCTCTGTAATGCACTGCTCGACCTCTACGAATCATGCTTCGACAGGCGCTACCTCGATCGTGCGATCGAACTCGCGACCCTCATCCTCGACAAGTTCTGGGAGGACGGGCTGTATTTCACACCGTGCGATGGCGAGCCCTTGGTGCACAGGCCCCGTGCCCCATACGACAGCGCCTCGCCATCTGGCATCTCATCGAGCGCATTTGCCTTCGTGCGTCTGCATGCACTCACCGGGCGCGATCTCTACCTTGACCGTGCCGAGCACGAATTCCGGAGATACGAGACGGCAGCAGGCAGCGTACCATCCGCCTTCGCGCACCTCATGGCCGCGAGCGACTTCGTGCAGCGCGGCCCGCTCGGGATCGTCTTTGCCGGCGAGAAAGATTCAGCCGCAGTGCTGGCAACTGGCGTTCACCGTGCCTACCTCCCCGCACGCGTGCTGGCTTTTGCAGAACACGTGCCGATCGGCCGGGAGTGTCACCCGGTCGACGGCCGGGCCGCGGCATATGTGTGCCGGAATCGCACGTGCGCTGCACCCATGACCGAAGGCAACGCGCTCCTTGAATATTGCTTGTCCGGTAGGGTGTGACGGTGCCGGACCGATCCATGCACGCCCATTTTGAACCCCGGCTTGTCAACGACCTGTTTGGCGACCCTAGTCTGTATGTGGACTTTCGCGACGAACGCCGCGCTGTTCTTTTCGATCTCGGCGATATCAGCAGACTGCTGCCTCACCAACTGATGCGTTTTTCGCGTGTGTTTGTTACCCACACGGACATGGACCATTTTTGCGGCTTCGACTATCTCGTGCGCGTGATACTCGGGCGCAAGGTTGGCATCGTCCTGTTCGACGGCACTGACTTCCTTGAACAGGTCGAAGAACGGCATCGTTCGTCGGACGCCTGTTACCCCTGATACCATGAGCCGTGACCCTCGCAGGACGAGTGGAGGCGGGTATGCACTTCGATGCGTTTTCCTTCGGTTCCATCCGCATAGATGGCGTGACTTTCGAGCATGACGTGGTGATCGACCGCGGGCAGGTTCGCAAGCGCAAGAAAAAGCCATCCAAGGCGTTCCGCGAATTGTTCGGGCATACACCGGTATCTACGGCTGAGGCTATTCCCTGGAATTGCCAGTGCCTTGTGATCGGCACCGGCACCGGGGCACTGCCGGTGATGGACGAGGTAAGGCGGGAGGCCGAGCGCCGGAAAGTCGAACTCGTTATCGTGCCGACGGAGGAGGCTATCGCCAGACTCAAGGTGAAGACGGAAGGAACCAACGCGATTCTGCATGTCACGTGCTAGGGGGCGCATTGGGTGCAGCGTTTCACAGGCGAGCCAGTTCGACCGGAACACCGCAGGTCACCAGGCCGCCTTGCCACGAAAAGCCGGCTGAGCGCGCTCGTCCCGATACGCCTTCGCAGGGGGACATGCATCACGGCTACAGCGCCCCGATGAAATCGCTCCACACAGTCGCTTGCATCGTTTCGGTGGCGGCATGCCCATAACCTCGGATGATCAGCGCCGCAAGCTCAAGCTGTTTCAGATCATTCGACTCGACAATGTCCACGACGTCGAATCGCCCGAGTGTCAGATAGCTCTCTTTCCAGGTGACGGCAGGGCATTCAGCTTTGATCTTCTCCGACACGGTGGTGGCGATCTGTTTGAGTTCCTTGGGGTCCTTGAACGCGTCAGGAGCGAGGCGGCTGAGGATGACGTAGGTAGTCATGTAATACCTCCGTGGAAAATTGCTCCACGCTCGGGCACGGTAGTCACTTCAATGCGGACGGCCACCGATCGGGCGGTGCATTCCCGTTCATCTTGATTATAGTCAGGTCGCTGTCCTTCGGTCCTGAGGTCGCGGGCCGCCGTGAACGAGTGTTCCAGTAATACGTGACGCGGGGCGTTGGCCTTCGAAGCTTTCCATGACGGGCGGAATGGATTCTTACTGTCAGCAGGCGGCCTGGCATCAGGACTCAGACGTGAGGGGCAATGGCCAGTTGGGCTTGCGCGCGGCGCACGTCACGGCGGCCCCAGAGCGGCGGGCTCATGACCTCGTCATAGTCGGCAAACATTATGTTAAAGCTGATGCTCACGCGTGCCTGCGCACTCGTATTTGCGGACACCGAATGGGGTAGCCATGCCGGGAATATCAGCAACGTGCCTTCGCTGACCGGAACGACCACCTGATCTGTGTTGTACGCCGTTAACTCAGTGACGGGTGGACGGATGATGGCCGTCTGCGGGCGCGGATCATGGAAGTTGATCGTGTCCGCGCCGGTTTGCGAGCGCAGGTAATACACGCCGCTCAGGAAGTTGTTTGGATGAGTGTGCATCGCGTGTGTCCCGCCTGGCGTCAGCACATTGATCCAGCATCCGGTGAGGCGAAATGGGGCGTTGTCCACTTTGAGAAATGTGAGTACGTCGCGCGCGGCCTGGTCGATAAGCGCGATCAGCGCAGCGAGCTCGGGCTTTTCATGTTGTTGATGGCTGGATTGCCATGTGGTGCCGCTATGGGTGCCTTCGCCGCTCCGAATCAGGGCGTCGACGTACGCCATCAGATCCCGATCCAGGGGTTCGTAATACGCTGGATCGAGGCGGCGCTGCCACACGAAAGTCGGAAAGAGACGAATGATGTCCGGAGTGGAAGTGGAGATTGTCATCATTCAACGCCTGATGCGCTGCATGGGATACTCACTTGTCACTATAGGTCGGATGCCGGCACTTGTTTCCTGCATGCGTTGTGCGGTCAAAGGCGCGCAGATGGAACCAGCCTTGGCCAGTTGTGGATCGCGGAAGTCGGCCCCCTTCGGTCACCCGCGCATGCCGCAGTGCAGTCAGACAAGCGCCACGTCAACGCGTAGCGCCGCCACGCTATGGGCCTCGTGCGGCTTGATCCAGTCGCTCTGACCAGCTAGTCTTTGGCGCCCGCGCGTCGTGCAGCCAGTTCCGGCTGTACCGTGTGACGGTTGCGATGCGACCGCGCCGAGTCGCGCGGGAGCGTCTGACGGCCGGAGTGGGACCCAAAGGGGGCGCCGATGGCCTCATCTTGTCTGCTTCTCAGGGGAAGATCGGTGTCGTGGGCTCCGCGCCTTCGAGATCGGCCTTCGGAAAATGCTGCGCGACCATCTGCTCGATCTCATGTTCGCGCGATCCAGGCACGTCGGCCATGATCAAGAGCTGGCCATCACGTATGGCGCCACGAAAGCGTTCGAGTCGTGCATTCGGTTCGTCGACGCCGATCATCGTGGCCGTCCAGGCCCCGAAGCCGGCACCCGCCAACGTCAATGCGACGACGGCTCCGCCCGCAATTGCGAGCTCCGCGGGAGGAAACGCCAGTGCCACGAGGCCGAGAAGCGCGCCGGTCGCACCGGCGCGCCACGCCGCGTTCGAGCGAGTGCACGACATCGCTGCTTTGCAGCAAGGATGCCTCGGGTTACTGTTCGAGCGCGACACTGTGATTCGCGAGAACATGGATATGTCGCCATGTGATCCGTGCCTGCGGCAAGTCGTCTACGATCGCCTTCGCCGTCGTCGTGTCAGGTACGAGAAAATAAAGACGTCTCATGTCGGCTCTCCATCAATCAAGCGTTCCCGCCGACGGGTCGATGCTGTTTATCGTACGCCTGCCGCAGGCAATCAGAGAGGGCGTAGGTGACCTTCCCCGGAATTATCGGGCCAGCTGAAACTTGAGATCAGCGAGCAGACGATCTACAACTGGCGGCAGCATTTCGGCGGTCTGAAGGCTGAGGATGTGAAGCGGCTCAAACAGCTCGAACAGGAGAATGCGCGACTGGAGAAGATGGTGGCGGAGCGGCATCTCGAGCTGGATGTGACGAAAGAGATCAACGCAAAAAAGTGGTGCGCGCGCCCTCCCGCCTGCATGCGCGAAAGCATGGGGCCTGTCGGAGCGACGTGCGCGCGCGCTGATGTCGCTCGCGCGGTCAGCGTTGCATTACGGATCGAAAAACTTGCTCGAGCGGGACGCGCCTGTGCTCGCCGAAATGAGCGCACTCTGTCGGCGCAATATCCGAGCTATGGTTACCGTCGAATCCAGATCTTTCTCGGGCGCAGGGTCACGCATTGACGGCGGCGTAAATCCGACACCAGACGGCGGCGCAGGTGGAGTAAACGACTCGACCATGCCCCGCGGGGAGTCGCGCGCCCCAACGCTTTCCGTGCTGCGGGAGCGCCGCTTCAAAGTGGCGCTGGTGCTGGTCACGGACGAGCGCATGTCAGGCGCATCAGGCAAGGTGTCGGCGGCGATCCACGTCGCGCCGAAGGGCTCAACGGCGGCCCGCTGGCGCGTGTGCGCGACGGCGATATCGTGGTGCTGGATGCGGAAGCCGGAACGCTGTCGGTGCGCGTGCCGGAAGCGGAATGGAACTCCCGCGAGGTCCGCACGCCGGTTCTCGCGCGTTACCACGCCGGCATCGGACGGGATCTGTTCTCGGGTTTCCGCCGCAATGTCTCGCCGGCGGAGGAAGGTGCCTGCACGTTGTTCGTGTCGGCGAGGGCGTGAGTTGACGATCGATCGTTGTCGGCTTCTGCAGGGGGGGCGCAGTTCATCCCTGGTTTCGTCCCCCTGCCGGGGCCGGCTCACTTTCTTTGCATTGCCAAAGAAAGTAAGAAAAGAATGGCGCACCCGGAGCGAACTGCACATTCATTCACACCATTGGGAACGGCGCATGCCGGACTGGCTCGCTTCTGCCGTGGCCGGTGTTGTGGTTGGCGCCTTGTTCATCGTGCTTGAGTTCTTCTGGTCGACAATGGTCCTCAATGAAAGCCCGTGTCGACCGACCCACAAGATCGCGGCGATGGTGATGGGCCCGAGTGCGCTCGAACAGATGTCTCTCTTCAGCTTTGGCATCGTGGCGACGGCACTGGTACTGCACTACGTGCTCGGCGCCATCATGGCCATGGGGATGATTCTCGGAGCGGTCATTGCGCCTTTCCACTTGGATTCGAATGGGGGCATGGAGGCTGTCATCGGGGTAGCCTTCGGGATCGTCGCGTATGTGTGGAACATGTCATGACGGCCGTGTTCCCATGGTTCGTCTCGGAGCGGGGATCCGGACCCTTGTTGGCAAACTTGCTGTTCGGTGCGGTCACCGCGATCGTCTACGGCATGCTGAAACGGCGCACGCAGGACGCGATGCACTGACGCGCCGTTTTTTTCCCGGCGCGCCGATAGAGTCTGTTCACTTGTGCGACGTACGCACGTCGCACATGTGAACAGACTCTAAACACCCGGCGCCCTCGAGAGACGGCCGCCTCGGCAACCAATTCTGGCGGCGGCCGTTTTGCATTGCATCGCAGCAAGTGACTCCTCTATTCGCACGATCCGTATATGGGGCGCGCTTCCCCCTTGCGCTGCCTTGCACGTTGCAGAGGAGAGGACTACCTTTGCTTTAGAGCCGCTTGCAACGCACAGCGAAGCGGTCCTGGCAGAAGTGCCTGCGCAGGCAGTACGAAGTACTGCAAGGCGG encodes:
- a CDS encoding 2OG-Fe(II) oxygenase family protein → MMTISTSTPDIIRLFPTFVWQRRLDPAYYEPLDRDLMAYVDALIRSGEGTHSGTTWQSSHQQHEKPELAALIALIDQAARDVLTFLKVDNAPFRLTGCWINVLTPGGTHAMHTHPNNFLSGVYYLRSQTGADTINFHDPRPQTAIIRPPVTELTAYNTDQVVVPVSEGTLLIFPAWLPHSVSANTSAQARVSISFNIMFADYDEVMSPPLWGRRDVRRAQAQLAIAPHV
- a CDS encoding MTH938/NDUFAF3 family protein; protein product: MHFDAFSFGSIRIDGVTFEHDVVIDRGQVRKRKKKPSKAFRELFGHTPVSTAEAIPWNCQCLVIGTGTGALPVMDEVRREAERRKVELVIVPTEEAIARLKVKTEGTNAILHVTC
- a CDS encoding GYD domain-containing protein; translated protein: MTTYVILSRLAPDAFKDPKELKQIATTVSEKIKAECPAVTWKESYLTLGRFDVVDIVESNDLKQLELAALIIRGYGHAATETMQATVWSDFIGAL